One segment of Calliopsis andreniformis isolate RMS-2024a chromosome 1, iyCalAndr_principal, whole genome shotgun sequence DNA contains the following:
- the LOC143183175 gene encoding dynein intermediate chain 2, ciliary → MSPPTMTKRAASRVLDPQRDLSRVSIPALNAFHTGSFKSRIDLGGGDMDWLRGKTYLKPDDQLQLTEAELQEEIARVLSTHNTRIPDSLVQWSWKLKEFIRLPPPPHLVTLLNVQGAILHKDSEEAKIQLAGGLVVDSQHEIPVLHEDEEEEAEEEEEGEEEEAEDMAEKEEEGKITMFNIIEIVLKYSVITEEAKEAEEEVEHKEPEPETEADDEEIEKAVKPKKIPNQFNFCERAALTYTNPMREMSTQTVPPPTAMFNTHVFQWTIFDAYQKDFAQQQREREKERKIPLIQPKKEDLKKKAHTESMAVTLRMLQAAKTLERMVNQNIFDDISQDYRYWDDPSDEFKDGEGSLLPLWRFSYEKTKKHDVTDLCFNGRYYDLFAVSYGTMSFNSAITNGTVCLFSLKNPSYPEWICPTESPVMCLHFSEQHPHLLVIGTMDGAVAVYNVMLPPTTPQYKSNDVIQKHGGIVWEVRWAPDTEEGNLAFYSVSIDGRINYWILNQSDLGLTTVMTLFLDRPPIPGPDGTMITLKGCGTCLAFHPADQNVFLVGTEEGTIYKCNTAYSSVYMKTYNEAHNMPVYRIVFNKFNSSIFASCSGDWRIKIWEDNRMEPLFMFDLGVPIGDVQWAPYSSTVLACVSNDGKVTVFDLNVNKYRPICSQPVVSKRKNKLTRLAFNNELPFIIVGDDKGTVNTLKLSPNLRIKVKPTKKQLHLTHRDLEIMKLEKLLSFVREPAVLTPPKDVRSVS, encoded by the exons ATGAGTCCACCAACAATGACCAAGAGAGCAGCTTCTAGGGTTTTGGACCCACAGAGAGATTTATCAAGAGTTAGTATTCCTGCTTTAAATGCAttt CACACAGGCAGCTTCAAAAGCCGCATAGATTTAGGTGGTGGTGACATGGATTGGCTACGTGGAAAAACTTATCTCAAGCCAGATGACCAGTTACAGTTAACAGAAGCG GAGCTACAGGAGGAAATTGCCAGAGTTCTAAGTACTCACAATACAAGGATTCCAGATTCCTTGGTTCAGTGGTCATGGAAATTAAAAGAATTCATAAGACTACCTCCTCCTCCACATTTAGTAACTCTATTAAATGTACAGGGAGCAATACTACACAAGGATTCagaagaagcaaaaatacaattagCTGGTGGACTTGTAG TGGACAGTCAACATGAAATACCTGTATTGCATGAGGATGAGGAAGAAGAagctgaagaagaagaagaaggagaggaggaggaggctGAAGACATGgcagaaaaagaagaagagggTAAGATAACTATGTTTAACATAATTGAAATTGTTTTAAAATATTCTGTAATTACAGAGGAAGCAAAAGAAGCTGAAGAAGAGGTGGAACACAAAGAACCTGAACCTGAAACTGAAGCAGATGATGAAGAAATAGAAAAAGCAGTGAAACCTAAAAAAATACCAAATCAATTTAACTTTTGTGAAAGGGCTGCACTTACTTATACAAATCCTATGCGA GAAATGAGTACACAAACCGTTCCTCCACCAACAGCAATGTTTAATACTCATGTATTTCAATGGACAATCTTTGATGCTTATCAG AAAGATTTTGCTCAACAACAAcgtgaaagagagaaagaaagaaaaattccGCTAATACAACCAAAAAAAGAGGATTTAAAAAAGAAAGCTCATACAGAATCGATGGCAGTAACATTAAGAATGTTGCAAGCTGCAAAAACATTAGAAAGGATGGTGAACCAAAATATTTTTGATGATATATCACAAG ACTACAGATACTGGGATGATCCAAGTGATGAATTTAAGGATGGAGAAGGTTCGTTATTACCTTTATGGAGATTTAGTTATGAAAAAACTAAAAAACATGATGTCACAGATTTATGTTTTAATGGCAGATATTATGACTTGTTTGCAGTATCTTATGGAACAA TGTCATTTAATAGTGCGATAACAAATGGAACAGTATGTTTATTTAGCTTAAAGAATCCATCATATCCTGAATGGATCTGTCCAACAGAATCTCCAGTAATGTGCTTACATTTTAGTGAACAACATCCACATCTTCTAGTCATTG GTACTATGGATGGTGCTGTAGCTGTATACAATGTAATGTTACCACCAACAACTCCACAGTACAAGAGTAATGATGTTATTCAAAAACATGGAGGTATAGTATGGGAG GTACGTTGGGCACCAGATACAGAAGAAGGTAATTTGGCATTTTACAGTGTTAGCATTGATGGAAGAATAAATTACTGGATATTAAATCAAAGTGATCTTGGTCTGACAACTGTGATGACTCTCTTTCTAGATCGACCTCCAATACCGGGACCAGATGGTACTATGATCACACTTAAAG GGTGTGGAACATGTCTTGCATTTCATCCTGCAGATCAAAATGTATTCTTAGTAGGAACAGAAGAAGGAACCATTTATAAATGCAACACCGCATATAGTAGTGTTTATATGAAAACCTATAATGAAGCTCATAATATGCCAGTGTACAGAATagtatttaataaattcaattctAGTATATTTGCAAGTTGTTCGGGTGATTGGAGAATAAAAATATGGGAAGATAACAGAAT GGAACCTTTATTTATGTTTGATCTTGGTGTCCCAATTGGAGATGTTCAATGGGCACCATACAGTTCAACTGTATTGGCCTGTGTCTCAAATGATGGAAAAGTTACTGTATTTGATCtaaatgtaaataaatataGACCAATATGTAGTCAACCTGTTGTGAGTAAAAGGAAAAATAAACTTACTAGACTAGCATTCAATAATGAACTACCATTCATTATAGTTGGTGATGACAA AGGTACAGTAAATACACTGAAATTGTCGCCAAACCTCAGAATAAAAGTAAAACCAACAAAAAAGCAACTGCATCTAACACATAGAGATTTAGAAATAATgaaattagaaaaattattaAGTTTTGTTCGTGAACCAGCTGTATTAACACCACCTAAAGATGTAAGGTCAGTGTCATAA